A window from Calliopsis andreniformis isolate RMS-2024a chromosome 7, iyCalAndr_principal, whole genome shotgun sequence encodes these proteins:
- the LOC143181633 gene encoding dolichyl-diphosphooligosaccharide--protein glycosyltransferase subunit 1 — protein MIRRSQITLVWSVTLLLSSSIQYLVATDVIDPDLTLKNVDKHIDLQSQLTKITTRLVLENGSKDRHIRNFLFALEPTQKNSLSYIAAYREPVRVELKLTETKVNAYPDKTFYRVELKDPLTPGRTMSVEIEIILTHELVPHPKEITQKEKQLVKYIGNIYLYSPYTIMKQTTTVSLPSRNVESYTKFKPVSQSDSMITYGSYEKLPPFSYEELNIHFENNNKFLTVTRLERSIEISHWGNIAVEEHIDLLHTGALLKGSFSRYEYARESKSGQASIQSFDTILPAAASDIYYRDEVGNISTSHTRIKKDSVELNLRPRFPLFGGWKTKYIVGYNVPSYEYLFHSGDQYTLEMRLLDHVFDDMVVNELVVKIILPEGSKNIELNLPYPATRLSDSLHYTYLDTTGRPVISVTKKNLVENHIQNFKLKYTFPRILMLQEPLLVAAALYLLFLLVITYVRLDFSIDKDEVSESKLRIAGQCEKILAAQDRRVTSYNELDDQLSYLKTNKDANAFLSVVKGINQEYKSATNAITEIAQRLKGESGEVYDRVQELQKYDRTLKELYNQQQVLYVDKLVPGKIGRQQFVEAEAAISKKKEECVEKINSIVKSLQ, from the coding sequence ATGATTCGGCGTAGCCAAATCACGTTAGTATGGAGTGTCACGCTGCTTCTTAGTTCCAGTATTCAGTATCTCGTTGCCACTGATGTCATTGATCCTGACTTAACTCTTAAAAATGTGGATAAACATATCGATCTACAGTCTCAGCTAACAAAAATCACAACCAGACTCGTCTTAGAGAATGGAAGCAAAGATCGGCACATACGGAATTTTCTGTTTGCATTAGAGCCCACACAAAAGAACAGTCTCAGTTACATAGCTGCTTATAGGGAACCTGTAAGGGTTGAACTGAAACTGACTGAAACAAAGGTAAATGCATACCCAGATAAGACCTTCTATCGGGTCGAGCTGAAAGATCCACTTACTCCTGGAAGAACTATGTCAGTTGAAATAGAGATAATATTAACGCATGAGCTTGTTCCTCATCCCAAGGAGATCACACAGAAGGAAAAACAATTAGTGAAATATATTGGTAATATTTACCTTTATTCACCGTACACTATAATGAAGCAAACAACTACTGTATCCTTGCCATCACGTAACGTGGAGAGCTATACTAAGTTCAAGCCTGTCTCACAAAGCGATTCCATGATCACGTATGGCTCGTACGAAAAGCTTCCTCCATTTTCTTATGAAGAACTGAACATACATTTTGAAAACAATAATAAGTTTCTGACTGTGACCAGACTTGAGAGAAGTATCGAGATATCCCATTGGGGGAACATCGCAGTAGAAGAGCACATTGATTTGCTGCATACTGGAGCTCTACTGAAAGGCTCATTCTCTCGTTACGAATACGCTAGGGAATCGAAATCAGGCCAGGCTAGTATCCAAAGTTTCGATACCATTTTGCCTGCAGCTGCTTCAGATATTTACTACAGGGATGAAGTTGGTAATATTTCAACATCACATACTCGTATTAAGAAGGATTCCGTGGAGCTGAATCTCCGCCCGCGGTTCCCACTCTTCGGCGGTTGGAAAACTAAGTACATTGTTGGATACAATGTACCTAGTTACGAATACCTATTTCATTCTGGGGATCAGTATACTCTAGAAATGAGATTATTGGACCATGTGTTCGATGATATGGTCGTGAATGAATTGGTTGTAAAGATTATTTTACCAGAGGGCTCCAAGAACATCGAATTGAACCTTCCATATCCTGCAACGCGTTTGTCGGATTCTCTTCATTATACGTATCTAGATACCACTGGTCGTCCAGTAATATCTGTGACCAAGAAGAACTTAGTTGAAAATCACATTCAGAACTTCAAGCTCAAATACACGTTCCCGCGTATACTAATGTTGCAAGAGCCACTGCTTGTAGCAGCGGCACTGTACTTGCTATTTTTATTAGTAATCACTTACGTGAGACTTGATTTTTCGATTGACAAAGATGAGGTCTCAGAGAGTAAGTTAAGAATCGCCGGACAGTGTGAAAAAATTTTAGCCGCGCAAGACCGACGAGTAACTTCGTACAACGAATTAGACGACCAGTTGTCGTATCTTAAAACAAACAAAGATGCAAATGCATTTTTGTCTGTTGTCAAAGGCATTAATCAAGAATACAAAAGCGCAACAAATGCCATTACGGAGATCGCACAACGCTTGAAAGGAGAGTCTGGCGAAGTGTACGATCGTGTTCAGGAACTGCAGAAATATGATAGAACGTTGAAGGAACTTTACAATCAACAGCAAGTACTGTACGTAGATAAATTGGTACCAGGCAAGATAGGACGTCAACAGTTTGTGGAAGCAGAAGCAGCTATTtcgaagaagaaagaagaatgtGTTGAGAAGATCAATTCAATTGTGAAGTCTTTGCAATAA